A single Natranaerobius thermophilus JW/NM-WN-LF DNA region contains:
- a CDS encoding rhomboid family intramembrane serine protease, producing MNDITNKYKAVVRDRHGTLVIIFVNLLFYIVLNTIPNLGDKLLLYPEINMVIERPWTLITVFFSHEIHIHILGNMGLFFFFGSKLEKVTNSKVVILVYLITGFIGSLAILPVAYLIEWTETVVGASAAVFGIVSAFAVLRPSTIILRSKAKWWALALFVFNAIIAIINPQISVGAGAHAVGIIVGLIIGYWLKNKKTNLN from the coding sequence ATGAATGATATAACAAATAAGTACAAAGCGGTTGTTCGTGATAGACATGGTACGTTAGTAATAATATTTGTAAACCTATTGTTTTATATAGTTTTAAATACAATTCCTAATCTCGGTGATAAATTATTACTGTATCCTGAAATAAATATGGTCATAGAAAGACCTTGGACCTTAATCACTGTATTTTTCTCCCACGAAATTCATATTCACATTCTTGGAAACATGGGGCTATTTTTCTTTTTTGGTTCTAAATTAGAAAAAGTTACTAACTCAAAAGTTGTTATTTTAGTATACTTAATTACTGGATTCATAGGTAGTTTAGCAATTTTACCTGTTGCTTATCTTATAGAGTGGACTGAGACGGTAGTTGGTGCATCAGCAGCCGTTTTTGGGATAGTTTCAGCATTTGCAGTGTTGCGGCCTAGCACTATAATTTTACGCTCAAAGGCTAAATGGTGGGCATTAGCATTGTTTGTTTTTAATGCAATTATAGCAATTATAAACCCTCAAATTTCTGTTGGTGCTGGTGCTCATGCTGTTGGAATTATCGTGGGGCTAATTATTGGCTATTGGCTTAAAAACAAAAAAACTAATCTGAACTAG
- the menC gene encoding o-succinylbenzoate synthase, producing MKEQAIIEKVRIIEVNMPFTNHIQVGESSNKLRKSLIIELHSEGIIGYGESAPYGEPFYSGETISTVKPILKENILPKIVGKEISSIEQLNQLINTQIKGNNFAKAGVETAYWDLIAKKRNIPLKQLIHEKLMEIGVNDPSLNNTNYILSGAAMGIPPGEKEDNLVEQVKSALEEGYQKIKIKVSPGFDINAIEKVLKVIPDDINFWMDASASYNIKNHLPILKQIDSYNIDFLEQPLAHDDILEHSQLSQEVTTPICLDESLYSAKIAENSLGLGFNQIWNIKIQRIGGLLEALKIYKLASENNVSVWGGTMPETGIGAIFMLALGTYSNFTYPSDVADSTKWYGNNNDLKDLKMTGEGKIFYSDEIGIGEINHYNYRKYGHLVHEVNGY from the coding sequence ATGAAAGAACAAGCTATCATCGAAAAAGTAAGAATCATTGAAGTCAATATGCCTTTTACAAATCATATTCAGGTGGGAGAAAGCTCTAATAAACTTCGAAAATCATTAATCATTGAGTTACACTCAGAAGGTATTATTGGCTATGGAGAGTCTGCGCCTTACGGCGAACCATTCTATTCAGGAGAGACCATTTCTACAGTAAAGCCTATCCTCAAAGAAAACATTTTACCTAAAATAGTAGGAAAAGAAATCAGTTCAATTGAACAATTAAATCAATTAATCAACACCCAGATAAAAGGTAATAACTTTGCCAAGGCCGGGGTAGAAACGGCCTATTGGGATTTAATAGCTAAGAAAAGAAATATACCATTAAAACAACTCATTCACGAAAAATTAATGGAAATCGGGGTGAATGACCCTTCTTTAAATAATACCAATTATATTTTAAGTGGTGCTGCAATGGGTATTCCCCCGGGAGAAAAAGAAGACAATTTAGTAGAACAAGTAAAAAGTGCTTTGGAAGAAGGTTATCAAAAAATTAAAATAAAAGTGTCTCCAGGATTTGATATCAATGCCATAGAAAAAGTTTTGAAAGTTATACCTGATGATATAAATTTTTGGATGGATGCTAGCGCTTCATATAACATAAAAAATCATTTACCGATATTAAAACAAATTGACTCTTACAATATTGATTTTTTAGAACAGCCTTTAGCACATGACGATATTTTAGAGCATAGCCAGTTAAGCCAAGAAGTGACTACTCCCATCTGTTTAGATGAATCTTTATATTCTGCAAAGATAGCGGAAAATTCTCTTGGTCTCGGTTTTAACCAAATTTGGAACATTAAAATCCAACGCATCGGTGGGCTATTAGAGGCGCTTAAGATTTATAAGTTAGCATCTGAAAATAACGTCAGTGTGTGGGGCGGTACTATGCCTGAAACTGGTATTGGAGCTATTTTTATGTTAGCTCTTGGAACTTATTCAAACTTTACTTATCCTTCAGATGTTGCAGATAGCACGAAATGGTATGGTAATAATAACGATCTAAAGGATTTAAAAATGACCGGGGAGGGGAAAATCTTCTACTCCGATGAGATAGGAATTGGTGAAATCAATCATTATAATTATAGAAAATATGGACATTTAGTTCATGAAGTAAATGGGTATTAA
- a CDS encoding GNAT family N-acetyltransferase, with amino-acid sequence MSEITIRDLESKDLHRVLELNEESVHFLSPLDMDQLQALIYEADIAKVAEVSGSVEAFVLAFRENRRYDSVNYQWFAGKYDAFLYIDRVVVSVAMHGNGIGKALYKSILNSTRVMEVPVVAAEIDIEPENPVSLQFHKRFGFEEVGKQSVANGKKVVSLQVVTLNNKKLQEK; translated from the coding sequence ATGAGTGAAATAACAATTAGAGACTTGGAATCAAAAGACTTGCACCGTGTTCTTGAATTGAATGAAGAGTCGGTGCACTTTTTATCTCCACTGGATATGGATCAGCTTCAGGCATTGATTTATGAGGCGGATATCGCAAAAGTAGCTGAAGTGAGTGGAAGTGTTGAAGCGTTTGTTTTGGCGTTTCGTGAGAACAGACGTTACGACAGTGTGAATTATCAATGGTTTGCTGGAAAATATGATGCGTTCCTCTATATTGATCGCGTGGTGGTGTCGGTGGCGATGCATGGTAATGGCATTGGAAAAGCACTTTATAAATCTATTTTGAATTCTACGCGTGTCATGGAGGTTCCTGTAGTTGCCGCAGAAATTGACATTGAGCCTGAAAACCCTGTTTCACTGCAGTTTCATAAACGCTTCGGTTTTGAAGAAGTGGGTAAACAATCGGTAGCTAATGGTAAAAAAGTAGTCTCTTTACAAGTGGTCACTCTAAATAATAAGAAACTTCAAGAAAAATAA
- a CDS encoding leucine-rich repeat domain-containing protein, with protein sequence MSLTKLAYLLIVASLTVLIAFTTGCTPEYEVEVQADPEDVGKIEGEGIYEEGEDVTIEAEPEKGYEIVKWEKNGEEIDKKYIEFEIEENTEVVANFREIIIPDDNLKEAIRNELEIEGKLTKEDLKDLKNLRARGENISSLEGLQHAKNLEDLDIRGNEVTDVATLESINDLELRISLEQLPDDLSVFEDIDKLRVHTSKPEELYPLVELKDDTKLSVNISGEVEDISSLAELDNIVKLSITSESGPGGQLYDSIENFAPISELKSLKELEIHSYKIEDLGFLNLEDLQKLSLVKNDIKNIKPLRNLRDLEELTLGINPIENINALAELDNLEELNLGGTEVTDVSALSELDDLEVLQISNSNISDLFPLKNLENLRVLSANSNPISDISPLSSLEELEELDLGGTHVQDITPLKGLSKLKVLNLDLWLKLSYPPELDYTIKDISPLLELENLEKLSLKSKLAEELEDDDKTEEIINEMKERNVNIDYSFYSPLQEND encoded by the coding sequence TTGTCACTAACAAAATTAGCATACTTATTAATAGTAGCAAGTTTAACAGTTTTAATCGCTTTTACGACAGGTTGCACTCCAGAATACGAAGTTGAGGTACAAGCTGATCCTGAAGATGTTGGAAAAATTGAAGGAGAAGGCATTTATGAAGAGGGGGAAGACGTTACAATAGAAGCTGAACCAGAGAAAGGTTATGAGATTGTAAAATGGGAAAAGAATGGGGAAGAAATAGATAAAAAATATATTGAGTTTGAAATAGAGGAAAATACAGAGGTTGTTGCAAATTTCCGTGAAATCATAATACCAGATGATAATTTGAAAGAGGCGATCCGTAATGAACTAGAAATAGAAGGAAAGCTTACAAAAGAAGATTTAAAGGATTTGAAAAACCTTAGAGCTAGAGGCGAAAATATTTCCAGTTTAGAGGGGCTCCAACATGCAAAAAATTTAGAAGATCTTGATATAAGAGGTAACGAAGTTACTGATGTAGCAACTTTGGAATCTATTAATGATTTGGAATTGAGAATATCACTTGAACAATTACCAGATGATCTGTCAGTTTTTGAAGATATTGATAAATTGAGAGTTCATACTAGTAAACCAGAAGAACTTTATCCACTTGTTGAATTAAAAGACGATACAAAATTAAGTGTGAATATATCAGGTGAAGTGGAGGATATTTCTTCTCTAGCTGAATTAGATAATATAGTAAAACTCAGTATAACTTCAGAATCGGGACCAGGAGGTCAACTTTATGACAGTATTGAAAACTTCGCTCCTATTTCAGAATTAAAAAGTTTAAAAGAGTTGGAGATCCACAGCTATAAAATTGAGGATTTAGGATTTTTAAACTTAGAAGATTTACAAAAACTCTCTTTAGTTAAAAATGACATAAAAAACATCAAACCGTTAAGAAATTTAAGAGATTTAGAAGAACTTACTCTAGGTATTAACCCTATAGAAAATATCAATGCATTAGCAGAACTTGATAATTTAGAAGAACTTAACCTTGGAGGAACCGAAGTAACAGATGTGAGTGCACTATCAGAACTTGATGATTTAGAGGTTCTTCAAATATCTAACAGTAACATTAGTGATTTATTCCCTTTGAAAAACCTCGAAAATCTAAGAGTACTTTCTGCAAACTCTAATCCAATAAGTGATATATCACCCCTTTCTTCTTTAGAAGAGCTAGAAGAGCTAGACTTAGGAGGTACTCATGTGCAAGATATTACACCATTAAAAGGTCTTTCAAAATTAAAAGTTCTTAACCTTGATTTGTGGCTTAAACTTTCTTATCCTCCTGAGCTGGATTATACAATTAAAGATATATCTCCTCTATTAGAATTGGAAAACCTTGAAAAGCTATCTTTAAAAAGTAAACTCGCTGAAGAACTTGAAGATGATGATAAAACAGAAGAAATTATAAACGAAATGAAAGAAAGAAATGTTAACATAGATTATTCATTTTATTCACCGTTACAGGAAAACGATTAA
- a CDS encoding nitroreductase family protein, translated as MNDILYQIPINDLIKKRTSVRTYKPAAISEELENKLKIYSDNLHDPFSSSVRFVFINDATFVKETGGKIGTYGLIKGAKNFIAVLVEKNLNHNLEKVGYTLEKLILYATYLGLGTCWLGGTFNLKGLDKATMITEQEILPIITPVGYPHEKKSIADKMIKAAAGSKKRKPWNKLFFNKSLDTPITEKEAGSFAAPLEMVRLAPSAQNKQPWRIIKEDKYWHFFLEYSKLINKVSGYDIQKIDLGIAMCHFELAAVQEGLSGKWMIDGTRPKIEGTENFHYITSWYSD; from the coding sequence TTGAATGATATTCTTTATCAAATCCCAATCAACGATTTAATTAAAAAACGCACTTCTGTAAGAACTTATAAGCCAGCTGCTATATCAGAGGAGTTAGAAAATAAGCTAAAAATTTATTCAGATAATTTGCACGACCCTTTTTCTTCCTCTGTGCGATTTGTTTTTATAAATGATGCTACTTTTGTTAAAGAAACAGGTGGGAAAATTGGTACATATGGGCTTATTAAAGGTGCCAAAAATTTTATAGCAGTATTAGTTGAAAAGAACTTAAATCATAATTTAGAGAAAGTAGGGTATACCCTTGAAAAATTAATTTTGTATGCCACTTATCTTGGCCTAGGAACCTGCTGGTTAGGTGGGACTTTTAATTTGAAAGGGTTAGATAAGGCAACTATGATAACTGAACAAGAAATTCTACCAATCATAACTCCCGTTGGTTATCCCCATGAAAAGAAAAGCATTGCTGATAAGATGATAAAAGCTGCCGCAGGATCTAAAAAACGAAAACCTTGGAATAAGTTATTCTTTAATAAATCCCTTGATACTCCTATAACCGAAAAAGAAGCCGGCTCTTTTGCTGCTCCTTTAGAAATGGTTAGACTAGCACCCTCGGCTCAAAATAAACAACCTTGGAGGATAATCAAAGAAGATAAGTACTGGCACTTTTTCTTGGAATACTCCAAATTAATAAATAAAGTCAGTGGATACGACATACAAAAGATAGATTTAGGAATAGCTATGTGTCACTTTGAGTTAGCTGCAGTACAAGAAGGTTTGTCAGGGAAATGGATGATTGATGGTACAAGACCTAAAATTGAAGGAACAGAAAATTTTCATTATATAACTAGTTGGTATTCTGATTAG
- a CDS encoding WG repeat-containing protein, with protein sequence MTSRRLLIVFLFTLLILVGCNNETEVKESKEMEEPTTTVKGIEDFNFIVEPKYEDAWPFSEGLARVKLDGLWGFVDEDGKEEIEPKYEHASRFSEGYSSIRLDGESGYIDKTGEYLKEPKFDRALSFNDGIALVELDGKQGIIDEKGNYVIEPVFDSLKPTIANNLIVASPHEKDGNYYGYINKEGEYIIDPNYSRAKNFSKGLAAVECKDTDLWGFIDEKGEYVIEPKFNNARSFTGQEELAAVSIEDYIEVERELNDDKTEVKEHVELWGFIDKSGEYAIEPQFKTANEFRDGMASVTNFEGKIGYINQKGDYIIEPQYTGADIFKDGINRVQKDGKDGFINEEGEYIIEPNYLSAWPYEGEGFVSVDTGEQQTIYNLDGEIEFKVDPDIDWLGHISKETAVIIIDGEYGYVEIENN encoded by the coding sequence TTGACATCACGGAGATTGCTAATTGTTTTTTTATTTACTCTCTTAATTCTAGTTGGCTGTAATAATGAAACGGAAGTAAAAGAGTCGAAGGAAATGGAAGAGCCAACTACAACAGTAAAAGGAATCGAAGATTTTAATTTTATTGTAGAACCTAAATATGAAGATGCCTGGCCTTTTTCTGAAGGGCTAGCTAGGGTTAAATTAGACGGTTTATGGGGATTTGTAGATGAGGATGGGAAAGAAGAGATTGAACCTAAGTATGAACACGCTTCTCGATTTTCAGAGGGATATTCTTCCATCCGATTGGATGGAGAAAGTGGCTATATAGACAAAACAGGTGAATACCTGAAAGAACCCAAATTTGATCGAGCTTTATCTTTTAATGACGGAATAGCACTAGTTGAATTAGATGGCAAGCAAGGGATTATAGACGAAAAAGGGAACTACGTCATAGAGCCTGTTTTTGATAGTCTTAAGCCAACGATAGCGAATAACCTGATTGTAGCTAGTCCTCATGAAAAGGATGGAAATTATTATGGTTATATAAATAAAGAAGGTGAATATATAATAGATCCCAACTATTCCAGAGCTAAGAATTTTTCAAAAGGCCTGGCTGCCGTTGAATGTAAAGATACTGATTTATGGGGTTTCATTGATGAAAAAGGAGAATATGTGATTGAACCAAAATTTAATAACGCTCGTTCTTTTACTGGCCAGGAAGAGCTAGCTGCCGTAAGCATTGAAGACTACATTGAAGTGGAAAGAGAACTTAATGATGACAAAACTGAAGTTAAAGAACATGTTGAACTTTGGGGATTTATTGATAAGTCGGGGGAATACGCCATTGAGCCTCAGTTTAAAACTGCCAATGAATTCAGAGATGGAATGGCTTCTGTAACAAACTTTGAGGGAAAGATTGGATATATCAACCAAAAAGGTGATTATATAATAGAACCTCAATATACAGGAGCAGACATTTTTAAAGATGGTATAAATCGGGTTCAAAAAGACGGCAAGGATGGTTTTATAAATGAGGAAGGAGAGTACATTATCGAACCAAATTATCTCTCAGCCTGGCCTTACGAAGGTGAGGGCTTTGTTAGTGTAGATACTGGTGAACAACAGACAATTTATAATTTAGACGGTGAAATTGAATTTAAAGTAGATCCCGACATTGACTGGTTAGGACATATTTCCAAAGAAACAGCTGTTATTATCATAGATGGAGAGTATGGGTATGTAGAAATAGAAAATAATTAA
- a CDS encoding carbon starvation protein A: MSLGVLLIGIICFVIAFATYGAWLAKQWGVDPSRTTPAHALKDDLDYVPAKSPVLLGHHFSSIAGAAPIVGPITASMWGWAPVALWIILGSIFIGGVQDFGSLLASARHDGRSIGDVIKSNIGESGKKLFSVFAWLTLILIVAAFANIVADTFVATPEAATASVLFIILAIVFGFTVNKGGIPLPAASVIGVILLFVCIWIGTQAPLVIPHSTWMIILLVYIFIASITPVWILLQPRDYLNSFLLYIMIIGAFIGLIFYRPDIQLPAVTSFNVDGELLFPILFVTVACGAISGFHSLVGSGTTSKQLDNEKDTKLVGYGSMLLEGVLALIALITAAYLASDVLDEFMAEGPIYVFSHGIGTFISQLGVDFTLAQTFGALAISAFALTSLDTATRLSRFIFQEYFAGDTPVPEAEKSGNPLTNRYVTTIISVIVAGTLAFYGWEAIWPIFGSANQLLASLAFLAMATWMVRLGKNNNMFIYPMIFMALVTLCALLVMIYTNFPGNLLLVFISAVLFILAIVLFKQAYQILIGNKTIDS, from the coding sequence TTGAGTTTAGGTGTTCTTCTAATTGGTATCATTTGTTTTGTAATTGCTTTTGCTACTTATGGTGCTTGGTTGGCAAAACAGTGGGGAGTTGATCCTAGCAGAACTACTCCTGCACATGCCTTAAAAGACGATCTTGACTATGTCCCTGCCAAGTCGCCAGTACTTCTTGGACACCATTTCTCTTCTATCGCTGGAGCTGCTCCTATAGTTGGTCCTATTACAGCTAGCATGTGGGGATGGGCCCCTGTTGCTTTATGGATCATACTAGGAAGCATATTCATAGGTGGAGTGCAAGATTTTGGCTCTTTATTAGCGTCAGCACGACATGATGGACGGTCAATTGGAGATGTTATTAAAAGTAATATCGGTGAAAGCGGGAAAAAGCTATTTTCAGTTTTTGCTTGGCTTACTTTAATTTTAATAGTTGCTGCTTTTGCCAACATAGTTGCCGATACCTTTGTAGCAACTCCAGAAGCTGCGACCGCTTCTGTACTATTCATAATACTGGCAATAGTCTTTGGATTTACCGTTAATAAAGGAGGAATTCCACTACCTGCAGCTTCAGTCATAGGTGTCATTTTACTTTTCGTCTGTATATGGATTGGTACTCAAGCTCCCCTAGTAATTCCTCATTCAACCTGGATGATTATTTTACTCGTATATATTTTTATAGCCTCCATAACTCCGGTGTGGATATTACTTCAACCACGTGACTACTTAAATTCCTTTTTATTATATATAATGATAATCGGAGCTTTTATAGGGTTAATTTTCTATCGCCCTGACATTCAATTGCCCGCTGTAACTAGTTTTAATGTTGATGGCGAATTGTTATTCCCCATATTATTCGTTACAGTAGCTTGTGGAGCTATTTCTGGTTTCCACTCTCTAGTTGGTTCAGGTACAACTTCGAAACAGCTTGATAATGAAAAAGATACAAAACTAGTCGGTTATGGAAGTATGTTACTTGAAGGTGTTTTAGCATTAATTGCGCTGATTACCGCTGCCTATTTAGCCTCGGATGTATTAGATGAGTTTATGGCTGAAGGACCTATCTATGTATTCTCCCATGGTATTGGTACTTTTATTTCACAACTTGGTGTAGATTTTACGTTAGCACAAACATTCGGTGCTTTGGCTATATCTGCTTTTGCACTCACAAGTCTAGATACTGCAACTAGATTATCAAGATTTATTTTTCAAGAATATTTCGCTGGTGATACTCCAGTACCCGAAGCGGAAAAATCCGGTAATCCACTTACTAACAGATATGTAACCACTATTATCAGTGTTATTGTAGCTGGAACCTTAGCTTTTTATGGCTGGGAAGCGATTTGGCCAATCTTTGGATCTGCTAACCAATTGTTAGCTTCATTGGCATTTCTAGCTATGGCAACTTGGATGGTTAGACTAGGTAAAAATAACAATATGTTCATCTATCCTATGATCTTTATGGCATTAGTAACTCTCTGTGCGCTCCTAGTTATGATCTATACAAACTTCCCTGGAAATCTACTCCTTGTATTTATTTCTGCTGTGTTATTTATCTTAGCTATAGTACTATTTAAGCAGGCATATCAAATTCTAATTGGCAATAAAACTATTGATAGCTAA
- a CDS encoding GNAT family N-acetyltransferase: MIKIISATEETLPKAKKLIKRVFPSRTLFEQLSLIAMTNQDNWLINKLTNLFGYNIIDIWVAVNEKEEVVGTTGLYSCRQDEDVALWLFWYCVDPEERGKRIGKKLLTYAIEQAKSRGAKYLRLYTSDDPNERAAQIVYEKHGLNEIKRKNKLFYTEIIRELKFYG; encoded by the coding sequence ATGATTAAAATTATTTCAGCTACAGAAGAAACCCTTCCAAAAGCAAAAAAATTAATAAAGAGAGTATTTCCAAGCAGAACTTTATTTGAACAATTATCTTTAATTGCAATGACTAATCAGGATAACTGGTTGATCAATAAACTAACAAATTTATTTGGATATAATATAATTGATATTTGGGTGGCTGTTAATGAAAAAGAAGAGGTAGTAGGTACTACAGGTCTTTATAGTTGCAGACAAGATGAAGATGTAGCTTTATGGCTCTTTTGGTATTGTGTTGATCCTGAAGAGAGAGGAAAAAGGATAGGTAAAAAGTTACTTACTTATGCAATTGAACAAGCAAAAAGTAGGGGCGCTAAATATTTACGACTATATACTTCTGATGATCCCAATGAGAGAGCAGCTCAAATAGTATATGAAAAGCATGGTTTAAATGAGATAAAAAGAAAAAATAAATTGTTTTATACAGAAATTATCAGAGAATTGAAATTTTACGGATAA
- a CDS encoding restriction endonuclease, giving the protein MQSLDYLLVLGIVVCILGFYNAYVYYTSSKSLKEQLINYNMTNRALKKTLLKGLIYRFNTEEGEESPLDFEKFVSDLFQNYYGGNAIVTEESGDGGIDIEHYKGENLYLGQVKCYQAENKVDFNPIAIIHSQMIKKKAKGGFIVTTSEFSENAKRYASNLNIDLIEGDDLVNIWLKSMEESKEQAVDTIPLET; this is encoded by the coding sequence TTGCAAAGTCTAGATTATTTGTTGGTGCTAGGAATAGTTGTTTGCATATTAGGATTTTATAATGCTTATGTATATTATACTTCGTCTAAATCACTTAAGGAACAGCTAATAAACTATAATATGACTAATCGAGCATTGAAAAAGACATTATTAAAAGGTCTTATATATCGGTTTAATACGGAAGAAGGTGAAGAAAGCCCGTTAGATTTTGAAAAATTTGTTTCAGATTTATTTCAAAACTATTATGGTGGGAATGCCATCGTTACTGAAGAATCAGGAGATGGCGGAATCGATATAGAACATTATAAAGGAGAAAACTTGTATCTAGGACAGGTTAAATGTTATCAAGCTGAAAATAAGGTAGATTTTAACCCCATAGCTATTATACATTCTCAAATGATTAAGAAAAAGGCAAAAGGCGGTTTTATTGTCACAACTTCCGAATTTAGCGAAAATGCTAAAAGGTATGCGTCTAACTTGAATATTGATTTAATCGAAGGCGATGATTTGGTAAACATTTGGTTAAAGTCTATGGAAGAATCAAAGGAACAAGCCGTTGACACTATTCCTTTGGAAACTTAA
- a CDS encoding pyridoxal-phosphate-dependent aminotransferase family protein, with product MNRELVMIPGPTPVTEPIRNEMERETAAFKDPNFIEDFQQVISDLKNLWGSSEVFVVAGSGTLSMEMAISNTLKKSDPVLVISHGFFGDRMAELCERKGLEVDVLSCEWGKAVPVEEVEKKLSNKNYRAVTVTHVDTSTGTKAPLEELGKLLDKHQDTLFIVDGVCSTAGEPEFINEMGIDILLTASQKAFGVPPGLAIVWASDKALKRREKIGEISEYYADFNKWLPIMNDPSKYFGTPPVNLIWALKKSLEFIKTEGLKERFKRHQVRGKAIQKALEGIGLNILAEEGARASTISNALYPEGIDDTFRKVLKEEGVVVAGGLGPYADKLFRLGHMGNIDINELVTVISSIERTLFRLDYPVEFGKGVNIFLDNIMRN from the coding sequence ATGAACCGTGAACTTGTGATGATACCAGGACCAACTCCGGTCACTGAACCAATTCGAAACGAGATGGAAAGAGAAACAGCGGCTTTTAAAGATCCCAATTTTATTGAAGACTTTCAACAAGTAATATCTGACCTTAAGAATTTATGGGGAAGTAGTGAAGTGTTTGTTGTTGCTGGTTCCGGAACTCTTTCAATGGAAATGGCTATATCTAACACTCTTAAAAAATCTGATCCAGTATTGGTGATATCTCATGGTTTTTTTGGAGATAGAATGGCAGAACTCTGTGAAAGAAAAGGATTGGAAGTAGACGTCCTATCATGTGAATGGGGAAAGGCAGTACCTGTAGAAGAAGTTGAAAAAAAGTTGTCAAATAAAAATTATCGGGCAGTGACAGTTACCCATGTAGACACATCAACTGGTACCAAGGCACCACTTGAAGAGCTTGGAAAATTATTGGATAAGCATCAAGACACACTGTTTATAGTTGATGGTGTATGCTCTACTGCAGGAGAACCTGAATTTATTAATGAAATGGGGATTGACATCCTGCTCACTGCTTCACAAAAAGCCTTTGGAGTACCGCCAGGTCTTGCTATAGTTTGGGCAAGTGATAAAGCTTTAAAAAGAAGAGAAAAAATCGGGGAAATCTCTGAATACTATGCTGACTTTAATAAATGGCTGCCAATAATGAATGATCCCAGTAAATATTTTGGCACTCCACCCGTTAATCTAATTTGGGCTTTAAAAAAATCTTTAGAATTTATTAAAACAGAAGGACTGAAAGAACGGTTTAAGCGCCATCAAGTTAGAGGTAAAGCAATTCAGAAAGCTTTGGAAGGTATAGGTTTAAATATATTGGCAGAAGAAGGTGCCCGTGCATCTACAATCTCTAACGCACTCTATCCAGAAGGAATTGATGATACATTCCGGAAAGTTCTTAAAGAAGAGGGAGTTGTAGTAGCAGGTGGACTTGGGCCTTATGCTGACAAACTATTTAGGTTAGGGCATATGGGCAATATAGATATTAACGAATTGGTTACAGTGATATCATCTATAGAGAGAACTTTATTCAGATTAGATTATCCAGTTGAATTTGGTAAAGGAGTTAATATTTTTCTAGATAATATTATGAGAAATTAA
- a CDS encoding DUF3267 domain-containing protein, which translates to MFNIKLKGKYTDEAQLIKGKELPAGSNQFKESNTVMGIFIKGMIMMLPLILPMVIIGIIKIREISNEFEVNLSLVITYAVMLLLSYLLIYVHEFIHALLYPKSAVKEIWKYPSEGAYFVYCDEVISKTRFIIINLAPAFFLGIIPYVIWLLIYDVLPLNISICFAILTWITTLMGGGDFYNVCNTILQVPNRAKIFNYGFHSYWIK; encoded by the coding sequence GTGTTTAATATAAAACTTAAAGGTAAATATACGGATGAAGCACAGTTAATCAAGGGCAAGGAATTACCAGCTGGGTCAAATCAATTTAAAGAAAGTAATACAGTAATGGGTATTTTTATAAAAGGTATGATTATGATGTTACCTTTGATACTTCCAATGGTTATAATTGGCATAATAAAGATAAGAGAAATATCAAACGAATTTGAAGTAAATTTATCTTTAGTGATTACATATGCAGTAATGTTATTATTATCATATTTACTAATTTATGTGCACGAATTTATTCACGCACTTCTTTATCCGAAAAGTGCTGTTAAAGAAATATGGAAATATCCAAGTGAGGGAGCATACTTCGTTTATTGTGATGAAGTAATTAGCAAAACAAGATTCATTATCATTAACTTAGCACCTGCATTTTTTCTTGGTATTATTCCATATGTTATATGGTTGCTAATTTATGATGTACTTCCTTTAAACATATCCATATGCTTCGCAATATTAACTTGGATAACGACACTTATGGGCGGTGGAGATTTCTACAATGTTTGTAATACAATATTGCAAGTACCAAATAGAGCTAAAATATTCAATTATGGGTTTCATTCATATTGGATAAAGTAA